Proteins from a single region of Pithys albifrons albifrons isolate INPA30051 chromosome 10, PitAlb_v1, whole genome shotgun sequence:
- the GLUL gene encoding glutamine synthetase, whose product MATSASSHLSKAIKHMYMKLPQGEKVQAMYIWIDGTGEHLRCKTRTLDHEPKSLEDLPEWNFDGSSTFQSEGSNSDMYLRPAAMFRDPFRKDPNKLVLCEVFKYNRQSAESNLRHTCRRIMDMVSNQHPWFGMEQEYTLLGTDGHPFGWPSNGFPGPQGPYYCGVGADKAYGRDIVEAHYRACLYAGVKIGGTNAEVMPAQWEFQVGPCEGIEMGDHLWIARFILHRVCEDFGVIVSFDPKPIPGNWNGAGCHTNFSTKSMREDGGLKHIEEAIEKLSKRHQYHIRAYDPKGGLDNARRLTGFHETSNINEFSAGVANRGASIRIPRNVGHEKKGYFEDRRPSANCDPYAVTEALVRTCLLNETGDEPFEYKN is encoded by the exons ATGGCCACCTCGGCGAGCTCCCACCTGAGCAAAGCCATCAAGCACATGTACATGAAGCTGCCACAAGGGGAGAAGGTCCAAGCCATGTACATCTGGATTGATGGGACAGGGGAGCACCTCCGCTGCAAAACCCGCACACTGGACCACGAGCCCAAGAGCCTTGAAG aTCTGCCTGAGTGGAATTTCGATGgctccagcaccttccagtCTGAAGGCTCCAACAGCGATATGTACCTGCGACCTGCTGCCATGTTTCGGGACCCTTTTCGTAAGGATCCCAATAAACTAGTTCTCTGTGAGGTCTTCAAATACAACCGCCAGTCTGCAG AGTCAAATCTCCGACACACCTGCAGGAGGATTATGGACATGGTGTCCAACCAGCACCCCTGGTTTGGGATGGAGCAAGAATACACTCTCCTTGGGACAGATGGACATCCATTTGGCTGGCCTTCCAATGGCTTCCCTGGACCCCAAG GTCCATACTACTGTGGTGTAGGTGCAGACAAAGCCTATGGCAGAGACATTGTGGAGGCTCACTACCGAGCATGCCTTTATGCTGGCGTGAAAATTGGAGGAACCAATGCAGAAGTGATGCCAGCCCAG TGGGAGTTCCAGGTGGGACCATGCGAAGGGATTGAGATGGGGGATCACCTCTGGATCGCACGCTTCATTCTCCATCGGGTGTGTGAAGACTTCGGTGTCATTGTGTCCTTCGATCCCAAACCCATCCCTGGGAACTGGAACGGTGCTGGCTGTCACACCAACTTCAGCACCAAGAGCATGAGGGAAGACGGAGGTCTCAA gCACATTGAAGAGGCCATTGAGAAGCTGAGCAAGCGTCACCAGTACCACATCCGTGCCTATGACCCCAAGGGGGGGCTGGACAATGCCAGGCGCCTGACGGGTTTCCATGAGACATCCAACATCAACGAGTTCTCCGCTGGCGTGGCCAACCGCGGCGCCAGCATCCGCATCCCCAGGAACGTGGGCCATGAGAAGAAGGGCTACTTCGAGGACCGCCGGCCCTCTGCCAACTGTGATCCTTATGCTGTGACAGAGGCCCTCGTCCGCACGTGTCTCCTCAACGAAACCGGAGATGAGCCTTTTGAGTACAAGAACTAA